One genomic window of Corticium candelabrum chromosome 21, ooCorCand1.1, whole genome shotgun sequence includes the following:
- the LOC134196311 gene encoding protein Wnt-1-like, producing MVGCVAVALLPLLAVFRQASCLQLPFFVDVGMPGFASSPATLCPKSRLPHDQYERCEHTQGVMQAFHEGSTLGLEECQRQFSQRRWNCTTAYRSSFETAISKATRETAFVFAMTVAGIIYSVSRECALGDLRECGCDRSWIKKTHQYGDWFWGGCGDNIEYGVEFSRNFILARTPDKDLARENMDKHNVIAGGKITQDSAVMECQCHGFSGSCTVKSCWKQLPSMSKIGLLVKREFDGAVKVTLNDADRELIPENPRHIPPTDSNLVYLTKSSDYCKYDPSTGSHGTIGRECNKTSDGIDGCSLMCCNRGFYSREVTLTRRCKCQFIWCCHVKCETCKERVIKHFCN from the exons ATGGTGGGGTGTGTTGCTGTCGCTCTTTTGCCTCTGCTTGCTGTTTTCAGACAAGCCTCTTGCTTGCA GTTGCCATTCTTCGTCGACGTGGGAATGCCAGGCTTTGCTTCCAGTCCTGCGACGCTGTGTCCTAAGTCTAGGCTACCTCATGATCAATATGAGAGATGTGAACACACGCAGGGAGTTATGCAAGCCTTCCACGAAGGCTCGACTCTTGGTCTAGAAGAGTGCCAGCGTCAATTCTCACAACGGAGATGGAACTGTACAACTGCCTATCGATCCAGCTTTGAGACAGCGATAAGCAAAG CGACTCGAGAGACTGCGTTTGTGTTTGCAATGACAGTAGCGGGAATCATTTACTCAGTATCGCGCGAGTGCGCTCTTGGTGATCTACGAGAGTGTGGCTGTGATCGCAGCTGGATCAAGAAAACGCACCAGTATGGTGATTGGTTTTGGGGAGGATGTGGTGACAACATCGAGTATGGAGTGGAGTTTAGCCGTAATTTCATCTTGGCGAGGACGCCCGACAAAGACCTCGCCAGAgaaaacatggacaaacacaacgTTATCGCTGGAGGAAag ATAACACAAGATAGTGCAGTAATGGAGTGCCAGTGCCATGGATTTTCTGGATCATGTACTGTCAAGTCCTGTTGGAAGCAGTTACCTTCTATGAGCAAAATTGGATTACTAGTGAAAAGAGAATTTGATGGAGCAGTCAAAGTCACTCTGAATGATGCAGATAGGGAGTTGATACCTGAAAACCCAAGACACATACCACCCACTGACTCAAACTTGGTCTACTTGACAAAATCATCTGACTATTGCAAGTATGATCCATCTACCGGATCACATGGAACTATTGGGAGAGAGTGCAATAAAACGTCTGATGGTATTGATGGCTGTTCACTAATGTGTTGCAACCGAGGTTTCTATTCAAGAGAGGTTACCCTGACCAGGCGGTGCAAGTGccaattcatttggtgttgTCATGTAAAGTGTGAGACCTGCAAAGAACGAGTGATAAAGCACTTTTGCAACTAG